A window of Anabas testudineus chromosome 7, fAnaTes1.2, whole genome shotgun sequence genomic DNA:
GCATGGCATTTTTCTCCTGAGAGTAATTCAgaagatataaaataataatgcaacaataaaatgtttttgtttgcacaaTCTAAGTCTTAGAGGGAGAAAGTGCATAAAAAAGCGTAAATACTTTGCCAATAAGGACAAAACTGGAGCATCACAGTGGCTTTATAACAGTCAAAGTTGGTGAATTACATTTTGTGaactaaaacaacaattaacaTACATTCACTGGACACTTTatcatgcacacatgtacaatctaatgcaatccagcacagcagctgtgacgtgaattctacttttacaaggttataatttctctgtttttgtttaaactgtcagaaaggtgatagTTCTAGTTTATTATTGGGGGAacagtgggtggtggagtcataATGGGGTCATTATAAAAAGAGATTTTGAAGGTGATGTAAAAgtgtcataataataatcagcaaTCAGCATACTATAATTACAACATATAACTCAACATATAACAGGCcttttaaactaaaaacacataTAGCTGTCATAGTAGGAAAAGCATGTGTTACTATactaataatgttttaataagtggaaataaacactgtgatggctgataagaaaacataaaatccaTATTCTCAGGCCTGTATAGGAAATCTGTTTTCTTATCAGGCCTAGATGTGCCTAACGCTGAACAAATCAAGCTGAATGTGCTCAACATGTGTAGGGATGATAGTTCACCATGTTGCAGGCATGTAAACAGTAACTTACTTTTCGCTTGGCAACTACCCAACTGAAAAAAGCAATATCACAGAAACATTCAGGCACATAACTCCTTATTGCTGTCACTTTTACATGTGTATATTGTACACGTGTAAatgtgaaggagagagagatgcttGCCTAACTTAGCTGTTTCTACAGTGTGTGCAACACCTAGCTAACCAGGTGCTGAAGCTAATTTCCACACGTTTCAGAGCAAAGTCTTGAGCTTGTTAGTTCAAGGACGACTTCACTGACTGGCGAGTTTCATCTGCATTGAACAGCACCATTACACAGCGCGTATGCTGCAATATTCcagtttgtaaatgtaaattgtagCTTCTGTGTGTTCGTGATTAGCTTTGGAAGTAGCATTAGCACCGAGCAACTCCCTCTCCCAGCCCCGTCCGCGTGTGCGCGCGCACGTCGCGTCGCCATGGCGCTGTGGGGGGAGGGGGCGGAGCCAGCGTACTGCCGCAGCTGTCCATGGTCGTGTGGTGGGAGCCACAGAGGGTCCGGGTACGTGCGAGATGCAGCCATAGTCACGCCAAGTCGCCTCAAATCACAACCTGCTGGGATCGTTAGTTCTGCCGCGCATCAGAGTCGACTGAAAGGTGAGCGTTCTTGCACATTCGCATCATTTATTTAAGCCCGATACACTGCCCCTTGCCCTTGAAAATTACTGCTGACAATCCATCCCTGTCTTGCATCAAGAACAGGCCAGGAAGCAAACCAACATGGATGCTGTGCGCTATAGCAGTGCTACTGCTGAAAGCTTGCACAGAGATTATGCTCCTGGCGTCCCATTCGCACTGTCTCATCCATTTTATAGACAGCTGTTAACGGGATGCGATTCGTAACAAAGGGGGAATTTGACACCTGGCAGTCAGCAGTGAGTTGGGTGGTGAATTTGTTGAAATAAAGCTGTAGTCATTCAATTGTGTCACGATGACACCCATTTGGAGGCAGATATATAGTCAGGAATGgctttatctgttttttttttttcttttgaagcaTCAATTCAATAGgcctcaatctctctctcttgcagCATCCTTCAATGTACTGATGTCAGTTAGTGATTTACCTATAGCAGCAGAGGCTGTCAGTGGTCCTGCCAAGATATCACAGTTAATAGCATGCAGGGCAATTTATAAAACAGAGTACACTGCTGCTTAATACCAGTAAAATGTTAAGTAATTACAAATCCTGTCTATACAGTTCTATTGTTCTAGCCCAAATAATGGTGCCTGTTACTTTAATAACAGAAATCTATCTGCCTAGCCATCTACCCATATCCATATATTGCATGTAAAACAGATTGGATCGTCCTGGGCTGGATCAAACCAGTCGTGCACAAATGTGTGGAGAGATCTGAGATCTGATCTAAGCAAATTACTCTCTTCAGTTAAAATACTCCGCAGTTATTCCACTGAATTCGAATGAGGTCagagttttcatgtttttcttcctcactgtcaaGTTGAGGAATTCCTCTTCTGACCTGCTTCGTGAGACTGGGAGTCATTCTTTTCATTCAGTATTTACTGATACTAACATGCATTCCTAGTGATTATCTACAAATGTCATCTCTCATGAAGCATTTGCATTCTTCCAGCCCCATATCAGCACGCTGCCACCTTTTTATTATGCCAGTTTTGTGCTGTCCCTGTCTCCAAAATAGTAGTTTCCACAAATAATACTTATACCAAGGCAGAAAAACTTACATCTGTTTTTCAGCACAAGGTTGCGTAAATTGCAGTTGCCACTGCACTTTCTGTTATTGCTAGTATGGCTCCTCCTACAGTATGCCTCCTAACCACTGCTGCAGATGTGTTTCAGCTCATGTTCAGATGTTTACTGATTCTCTTGTACCCTCTCTCATCTTGATGAAGTCTCACAATCTGATCTCTGTTCTGTTGCCTTGACAATTTAACAAGTCCTTCCGATGTGGAGCCATATTGCATTAGACACAGCCCTGAGTGAAACAGAAATCTGTGGTGTTCACGTTATTTTAAAGCCTTGTTCATGGAGAAATAACACGTGTACTTCCTTTTGTTGCATTGAGGTTGTACATCAGGGCCTATATTTTCTATGTATATAGCTATGtaacctgtttgtttttaattacacataAGATTAAATACACTATAAATCAATGTAGACATAATACTTATTGCATGTTATgtgaacatttaacattttgtgcttttgcCCAGTATAGTTGTATGCACTATATCATTTGCACAATGACATCTGTGAGAATTAGTTCAGcgcagaaaatgtaataaaccctacatttttcttcctgtggCATCTTTGCCCTATATTTCACTCTGAGCTGGGCTTTCCACATATAACATGGACAGGACTGTTGTATTTAATCGAAACAGCAGTGGAccagctgtttcctgctgcaggatTCAATCAAACATGCCTCATTCAGATAAAGGCCTGATATTTTGTGAGCAGATGTATGTCATGATAAACAGGGTACCTTAACAAAGTAGGTCTGGCCCCATAGGCTTGTTTAGTAAGCAAGATATGTAGCCCAAacagtgcatgtgtttttctgtgtctgtgcccAGCCTGTGGACGTGAGGCATCATGGCTGAGCACCAGAGGCAACGCTCTCTGTCCACCGCTGGTGAGTCTCTCTACCATGTTTTGGGAGTTGACAAGATGGCCACATCCGATGATATTAAGAGATCTTACAGGTGAGGCATCCCTCTGTAACATCACATAATTATCACAGAAAGGTTGGTGAATGTGATTGTTTCTATTCGGTTGTCATCTTTCGTCTTGCTCCTCATAGGAAACTGGCGCTTAAGTTCCACCCTGACAAGAATCCAGACAATCCAGAGGCAGCAGATAAGTTCAAGGAGATAAACAACGCCCATGCGATTCTGAACGACCCCACGAAGCGTAACATTTACGACAAATACGGTTCTCTTGGACTGTATGTGGCTGAGCAGTTTGGAGAGGAGAATGTTAACACTTACTTTGTCCTTTCAAGCTGGTGGGCAAAGGTAAGAACCAGgattatttgtaattatttgcattttctggTCTACCTCTATTTCTTCTCTGTCGCTCACACTTTTGCTACAACCTCTCTGCCTTTATTTTTGCTTCCTGCCATTAATTTCATTGCCTGCAGGCTCTGTTTGTACTCTGCGGCCTGGCTACTGGCTGCTacttctgctgctgcctgtgctgctgctgtaactgcTGCTGTGGAAAATGTAAACCACGGCCTCGGGATGGCCAGGACCAGGACTTCTATGTGTCCCCTGAGGACCTGGAAGCTCAGCTGCAATCTGATGAGAGAGGTGAGACTGAACAACCTGTATCACCACTCCCAGTTTGAAATTGTCAGAGAGTTGGCAACAGCCGGAGGCTCCATGCAGACACTAAAAATATTGTTACTGTTTGTCAAACAGAGGCTGGTGGTGACCCTATAGTGCTGCAACCGTCAGCAACAGAGACAACCCAGCTAACATCAGATGGGCACCACTCCTACCACACTGACACCGGCTTCAACTAACCCCCTATTCCCCTCAATCCTGGCCTGTGGTCCTGCCTGCTTCCCTGCTCCACCTCAGTGAGATGAAACAAAGGGGCAATCCATCCTTCCACTTCCAAAACACGCGAGCGAGCCATGTGGAGAGGGACTAGTAAGCATGGCCCATGAAAGGAACTAATCCCTTCCACCCCTCCTTGATTGGTCCACTACTTATTTACCCAAGaatgagaaaagaagagaaacaagtcatttgtttccttttgatttcttcttttgtatCTCTTGGCCTTGGCCACACAGGTCACCTACCCCAGTTCCCCTCGCCCACGTTTTGCATCATGGTGTAGCATGCACTGTTCATGAAACATTGTCTCCAAATTTCGTACGTACGGTTTGTTAATATGAGTGCGGTTTGCAAGGCGGAGGAGGCAAGTTTACGTGATATTTTAAAGCGAAAGAAGAGAGAGCCCTGGCTCAGGGAGGTGCTGGTTAAAGAGATGTATTTGTTGGGTGATGTGTTAATAAACCCTTAAGAATAGAGTGGTTTTCTCTTCTTATTTGCAGTCAGCAATATTTCAGTTGAAAATGCCACCCGCCATCATCAGACCTTCAATATGTCTTTGGCACTGTGTTCGCTTATCTTTAATGTGCTCCCTgagtgttttaatgtgaatcATAAGGTGGTTAAGGCACAGAGCTTTATTTTCATAAACGCCTGCTCACGTGAACGTTCTGCTTTAGTAATGAAGTCGtattggctcttctttcctctgccACACAGCTTTATTTCAGCCCATCCTTGCAGGACATAGACTCCTTTCCTTGTCTTTCACGCAGCACTTAACAAGTTGCTGTGACAATTATTTTAAAGACAACGT
This region includes:
- the dnajc5aa gene encoding dnaJ (Hsp40) homolog, subfamily C, member 5aa; protein product: MAEHQRQRSLSTAGESLYHVLGVDKMATSDDIKRSYRKLALKFHPDKNPDNPEAADKFKEINNAHAILNDPTKRNIYDKYGSLGLYVAEQFGEENVNTYFVLSSWWAKALFVLCGLATGCYFCCCLCCCCNCCCGKCKPRPRDGQDQDFYVSPEDLEAQLQSDEREAGGDPIVLQPSATETTQLTSDGHHSYHTDTGFN